The following proteins come from a genomic window of Lolium rigidum isolate FL_2022 chromosome 5, APGP_CSIRO_Lrig_0.1, whole genome shotgun sequence:
- the LOC124655446 gene encoding B3 domain-containing protein LOC_Os12g40080-like, translating to MALDQGHDQDNRTDHNISSKSCQRCEGCDAHYYWCHLDNTQKFFFKIMVGDFQEKMIIPDKFVKNFKGQISKVIKLEAPDGNKYDVQATRDLNKIVLGSGWATFATFYELKEGCVLVFRYIGDSHFRVLIFDYPSCCEKEVFHVVINYGSNDQEKDIRFDQSLVSKTRCRNDGSGKDESHQRCGHCDVHFYWHHMDDREKHFVRFMIGNFRRQMSIPEKFVKNFRGQISEVIKLEAPDGNIYDIQVTKGLNKIVLGSGWAAFSNAYELKEHDVLVFRYIGDSHFKTLIFDPSGCEKELFRVVMKRAPNVQEIGISDDQSFPEETMPREKLSHDDYCRNTNKMTSMDSPSPRSDEHVTCTEDPQETMNSGSLQEITKPHYVLATGCNLTAMQQTEVDVLVKKIRPVIPFYITTMNKTSLSGSLAFCKDYAVTYLPHEDQFITLCHPQKSSIWVDNLKVITDGASMLSAGWLCFVHHNELRESDICVFEVSKSDGEVTMVVHSLEGGHCLPGKNPVSQSFIVKDEVTEEEERDDEHTESEYYYSRFAKFLTDEEQEDIFGSASIQLGNPVYVAVMQKNHVSGRNFLIIPSKFAAKHLAERSHDILLVRPNRKGWCVKYYYQERYTRGGFTCTRWNKFIRDNKLRKGDVCVFELLKGMSKVTMMVHVSRKVDGRFVLVG from the exons ATGGCGCTGGATCAAGGTCATGATCAAGATAATAGGACTGATCACAACATCAGCAGCAAATCCTGTCAGAGATGTGAGGGCTGCGATGCACATTACTATTGGTGTCATCTGGATAATACCCAGAAGTTTTTCTTCAAGATCATGGTTGGCGATTTCCAAGAAAAAATG ATCATACCAGATAAGTTTGTGAAAAATTTTAAAGGTCAGATTTCTAAAGTTATCAAGCTAGAAGCTCCTGACGGGAACAAATATGATGTTCAGGCTACCAGGGATCTGAACAAGATAGTACTTGGATCTGGATGGGCAACATTTGCCACCTTTTACGAATTAAAAGAGGGCTGTGTGCTTGTGTTCAGGTACATTGGGGATTCTCACTTCCGGGTTCTTATATTTGATTATCCAAGTTGCTGCGAGAAAGAGGTTTTCCATGTTGTCATCAATTATGGCTCTAATGATCAAGAAAAAGACATTCGTTTTGATCAATCACTAGTGAGCAAAACACGATGCCGGAATGATGGATCAGGCAAAGATGAATCCCATCAAAGGTGTGGCCACTGCGACGTTCATTTCTATTGGCATCACATGGATGATAGGGAGAAGCATTTCGTGAGGTTCATGATTGGCAATTTCCGGCGACAAATG AGCATACCAGAGAAATTTGTGAAAAACTTCAGAGGTCAGATCTCTGAAGTTATCAAGCTAGAAGCTCCCGATGGAAACATATATGACATTCAGGTTACCAAGGGTCTGAACAAGATAGTCCTTGGATCTGGATGGGCAGCATTTTccaatgcttatgaactaaaggAGCATGATGTCTTGGTGTTCAGATATATTGGGGACTCACACTTCAAAACACTAATCTTTGATCCAAGTGGCTGTGAGAAAGAATTATTCCGCGTTGTCATGAAGCGCGCTCCTAATGTACAAGAAATAGGGATTTCTGACGATCAGTCATTCCCTGAGGAAACAATGCCTCGAGAAAAACTATCACATGATGACTATTGTAGGAATACTAACAAGATGACTTCAATGGACTCGCCTTCACCAAGATCAG ATGAACATGTCACGTGTACAGAAGACCCTCAGGAAACCATGAATTCAGGTAGCCTTCAGGAAATCACTAAGCCTCACTATGTCCTAGCGACGGGGTGCAATCTTACTGCAATGCAGCAGACAGAAGTTGacgtccttgtgaagaaaattagGCCCGTAATTCCATTTTACATCACCACCATGAACAAGACAAGTCTGTCTGGATCTCTG GCCTTCTGCAAGGATTACGCTGTCACTTACCTTCCACATGAAGATCAGTTCATCACACTCTGCCATCCTCAGAAAAGCAGCATATGGGTAGACAATTTGAAGGTTATCACTGATGGTGCAAGCATGCTTTCTGCTGGCTGGCTGTGCTTCGTTCACCATAACGAGTTGCGGGAAAGTGATATATGTGTATTCGAAGTATCGAAAAGCGATGGTGAAGTGACCATGGTTGTTCATTCTCTTGAAGGAGGTCATTGCCTACCAG GGAAAAATCCTGTATCTCAAAGTTTTATAGTTAAGGATGAGGTGACCGAAGAAGAGGAAAGAGATGATGAACACACCGAGTCAGAGTACTACTACTCAAGGTTTGCAAAGTTCCTGACTGACGAGGAGCAAGAGGACATATTTGGGTCGGCATCAATCCAACTGGGCAACCCTGTATACGTTGCCGTCATGCAGAAGAATCACGTTAGCGGCAGGAACTTCCTG ATCATCCCTAGCAAGTTTGCCGCTAAGCATCTCGCGGAGAGGTCACACGACATCCTGCTCGTCAGACCCAACAGGAAAGGGTGGTGCGTCAAGTACTACTACCAGGAAAGGTATACCCGGGGGGGTTTCACCTGCACGCGCTGGAACAAGTTCATCCGTGACAACAAGCTTCGCAAGGGCGACGTTTGTGTCTTCGAGCTGTTGAAAGGCATGAGCAAGGTGACAATGATGGTCCATGTTTCCAGGAAGGTCGATGGTAGGTTCGTTCTGGTGGGCTAA